The following coding sequences lie in one Desulfovibrio aminophilus DSM 12254 genomic window:
- a CDS encoding glycosyltransferase family 9 protein, producing MKHVLVVQLARFGDLVQTKRLILSLCAQPGTQVHLCLDASLGPLARLVFPQVVTHPVTAHGAGLAQAGPEALFTAMLERNRHAFAGLVAQRFETVYNLNRSPLNLALASLFDPEQVYGYTWRQGQPLQAPWPELAMRWSGQRRLGINLVDFWAHFADAPVPPEAVNPEAKAGGAGMGVVLAGRESRRSLPPEILARFAAAAFERAGRGRILLLGSKAEIPAAKAVLRALPGRLADKVTDLSGKTDWAGLAEAVGGLDLVLTPDTGTMHLAAHLGVPVTAFFLSSAWCFETGPYGLGHTVHQAVFDCLPCLESRPCHQEHRCLAPFADPGFVRFLSTGKPGHAPEGILSLRAEFDSLGQTYAPAAGKDADQKQRLRFRAFLARHLGLPDAEKGVPDSGLAERFYQERDWFLRNNIIDFKY from the coding sequence ATGAAACACGTGCTCGTCGTCCAGCTGGCCCGCTTCGGGGACCTCGTCCAGACCAAGCGTCTCATCCTCTCCCTGTGCGCCCAGCCCGGAACACAGGTCCACCTCTGCCTGGATGCCTCCCTGGGGCCCCTGGCCCGGCTGGTCTTTCCCCAGGTCGTCACGCATCCCGTGACCGCCCACGGCGCCGGCCTGGCCCAGGCCGGGCCCGAGGCCCTGTTCACGGCCATGCTAGAGCGCAACCGCCACGCCTTCGCCGGGCTCGTCGCCCAACGGTTCGAGACGGTATACAACCTGAACCGCTCGCCCCTGAACCTCGCCCTGGCCTCGCTCTTCGACCCCGAGCAGGTGTACGGCTACACCTGGAGGCAGGGCCAGCCCCTGCAGGCGCCCTGGCCCGAGTTGGCCATGCGCTGGTCCGGCCAGCGCCGCCTGGGCATCAATCTCGTAGACTTCTGGGCTCATTTCGCGGACGCGCCCGTGCCGCCCGAGGCGGTCAATCCCGAGGCCAAGGCCGGAGGGGCAGGCATGGGCGTGGTCCTGGCCGGGCGCGAGTCGCGGCGCTCCCTGCCGCCCGAAATCCTGGCCCGGTTCGCGGCCGCCGCCTTCGAGCGCGCGGGCCGGGGCCGCATCCTCCTGCTGGGCTCCAAGGCCGAGATTCCGGCGGCCAAGGCCGTGCTGCGGGCCCTGCCGGGTCGACTGGCGGACAAGGTCACGGACCTCTCCGGCAAAACCGACTGGGCCGGACTGGCCGAGGCCGTCGGCGGGCTGGACCTCGTCCTGACCCCGGACACCGGAACCATGCACTTGGCAGCACACCTGGGCGTGCCCGTGACCGCCTTCTTCCTCTCCTCGGCATGGTGCTTCGAGACCGGCCCCTACGGCCTAGGCCACACGGTCCACCAGGCCGTTTTCGACTGCCTGCCCTGCCTGGAGAGCCGTCCCTGCCACCAGGAGCACCGCTGCCTGGCCCCCTTCGCGGACCCGGGATTCGTCCGCTTCCTCTCCACCGGCAAGCCCGGGCATGCTCCCGAGGGCATCCTCTCCCTGCGGGCCGAATTCGACTCCCTGGGCCAGACCTATGCCCCTGCGGCGGGGAAGGACGCGGACCAGAAGCAGCGGCTCCGCTTCCGGGCCTTCCTGGCCCGGCACCTGGGCCTGCCGGACGCGGAGAAGGGCGTCCCGGACAGCGGACTGGCCGAACGCTTCTACCAGGAACGGGATTGGTTCCTGCGGAATAACATCATTGATTTTAAATATTAG
- a CDS encoding precorrin-2 dehydrogenase/sirohydrochlorin ferrochelatase family protein: MRYYPMFVNLENKSCLVVGAGEVGARKIATLLSCGARSILVLDTREPDEGLNALLEQPGVAFERREFRDADLDGRFLVIASTSNEALNWRISDLCRKRNLLCNIVDQPEKCSFIVPALVTQGDLTLAISTGGQSPALAKHLRKHLQESFGAEYGAFLVVMGRLRPMLLELDRPTGENTAVFRAVVGSRLMESLAAKDFGQAAAVLDEHLPEPLRPRIPELLHGLV, translated from the coding sequence ATGCGCTATTATCCCATGTTCGTGAATCTGGAGAACAAGAGCTGCCTCGTGGTGGGCGCGGGCGAGGTGGGGGCGCGCAAGATCGCCACCCTGCTCTCTTGCGGAGCCCGTTCCATCCTGGTCCTGGACACCCGCGAGCCCGACGAAGGCCTGAACGCCCTCTTGGAACAGCCCGGCGTGGCCTTCGAGCGCCGTGAGTTCCGCGACGCGGACCTGGACGGGCGTTTTCTGGTCATCGCCTCCACCAGCAACGAGGCCCTCAACTGGCGCATCAGCGACCTCTGCCGTAAGCGCAACCTGCTTTGCAACATCGTGGACCAGCCGGAGAAATGCAGTTTTATCGTGCCGGCCCTGGTGACTCAGGGCGATCTGACCCTGGCCATCTCCACCGGCGGCCAGAGCCCGGCCCTGGCCAAGCATCTGCGCAAGCACCTGCAGGAGTCCTTCGGCGCGGAATACGGGGCCTTCCTCGTGGTCATGGGCCGCCTGCGCCCCATGCTCCTGGAGCTGGACCGGCCCACCGGCGAGAACACCGCCGTGTTCCGAGCCGTGGTCGGCTCACGGCTCATGGAGTCCTTGGCGGCCAAGGATTTCGGCCAGGCCGCCGCCGTACTCGACGAACACCTGCCGGAACCGTTGCGTCCGCGCATCCCGGAGCTGCTGCATGGGCTCGTTTGA
- a CDS encoding CgeB family protein, with product MDKHLRVLVVLPMYGGSLPVGRFCARALRRLGHTVEVLESPDFHSAYKALEGLRVTSDRLQYLENSFLQVVSQAVLAKVETFEPDLVLALAQAPLSIQALKRLRRDKVATAMWFVEDFRLFTYWQAFAPHYDLFAVIQKEPFFEQLQGIGQPNALYLPLAADPEFHRPLELTPAERKEYDADLAFMGAGYPNRRLAFRKLLREGFKIWGTEWEGDPVLKPYVQRNGARVSSEDCVKIFNATAVNLNLHSSIQAEHLVTCGDFINPRTFEIAACGAFQLVDLRGLMSGAFAQDELATFTTMAELPEKIDYFIKNPEEREAFSRRGRARVLAEHTYDRRMDALLDFAAERLPGWPRERSRAAALDAGLPEHLRAEVAALLERLGLPADVSFDDLVWAVRQQQGALSDLDAAVLFLDEWRKLYVERR from the coding sequence ATGGACAAGCATCTGCGCGTTCTCGTGGTACTCCCCATGTACGGCGGCTCGTTGCCAGTGGGACGCTTCTGCGCCCGGGCCCTGCGTCGTCTCGGCCACACGGTCGAGGTGCTGGAGTCCCCGGATTTCCATTCCGCCTACAAGGCCCTGGAAGGCCTGCGCGTGACCTCGGACCGACTGCAATACCTGGAAAACAGCTTCCTCCAGGTGGTCTCCCAGGCCGTGCTGGCCAAAGTGGAGACCTTCGAGCCGGACCTGGTCCTGGCCCTGGCCCAGGCCCCGCTGAGCATCCAGGCCCTCAAGCGCCTGCGCCGGGACAAGGTGGCCACGGCCATGTGGTTCGTGGAGGACTTCCGCCTGTTCACCTACTGGCAGGCCTTCGCCCCGCACTACGACCTCTTCGCCGTGATCCAGAAGGAGCCTTTTTTCGAGCAGTTGCAGGGTATCGGCCAGCCCAACGCCTTGTACCTGCCCCTGGCCGCGGACCCGGAATTCCACCGGCCCCTGGAGCTGACTCCGGCCGAGCGCAAGGAATACGACGCGGACCTCGCCTTCATGGGCGCAGGCTATCCCAACCGCCGCCTGGCCTTCCGCAAGCTCTTGCGCGAAGGGTTCAAGATTTGGGGCACGGAATGGGAGGGCGACCCGGTGCTCAAACCCTATGTGCAGCGGAACGGGGCGCGCGTCTCCTCCGAGGACTGCGTGAAAATCTTCAACGCCACCGCCGTGAACCTCAACCTTCACTCGAGCATCCAGGCCGAGCATCTCGTCACCTGCGGGGACTTCATCAACCCCAGGACGTTCGAGATCGCGGCCTGCGGGGCCTTCCAACTGGTCGACCTGCGCGGCCTCATGTCCGGGGCCTTCGCCCAGGACGAGTTGGCGACCTTCACCACGATGGCGGAACTTCCTGAAAAAATAGACTATTTCATCAAGAACCCAGAGGAACGCGAGGCCTTCTCCCGACGCGGCCGCGCCCGAGTCCTGGCCGAGCACACCTATGACCGCCGCATGGACGCGCTCCTCGACTTCGCGGCCGAACGCCTTCCCGGCTGGCCCCGGGAGCGGAGCAGGGCGGCGGCCCTGGACGCCGGGCTGCCCGAGCACCTGCGCGCCGAGGTGGCCGCGCTCCTGGAGCGGCTCGGCCTGCCCGCCGACGTGTCCTTCGACGACCTCGTCTGGGCCGTGCGGCAACAACAGGGCGCGCTCTCGGACCTGGACGCGGCGGTGCTCTTCCTGGACGAGTGGCGGAAGCTCTATGTGGAGCGCCGGTAG